Within Brassica rapa cultivar Chiifu-401-42 unplaced genomic scaffold, CAAS_Brap_v3.01 Scaffold0735, whole genome shotgun sequence, the genomic segment acacacaggacgtctgtggctgtcagcacacacaggacgtctgtggctgtccgtttgtgtccgtgtgtgtccgtcagcacataaaggacgcctgtggctgtccattagtacacatatcagcacattggtccttggactcagcacgctgacccttcccgtggactgttcgggtgattttggcccacgtgggctgtctgttcagtacacacaggacgtctgtgggtgtccgccagcacacacaggacgtccgtggctgtctgtgtgtgtctgtgtgtgtccgtctgtgtccgtcaacacacacaagacgtctgtggctgtccatcagtacacatattagcacgttggtccttggactcagcacgctggcccttcctgtggactgttcgggtgattttatcctacgtgggctgtctgttcagtacacacaggacgtccgtgggtgtccgccagcacacacaggacgtctgtggctgtccgtgtgtgtccgtgtctgtccgtcagcacacacaggacgtttgtggctgtccatcagtacacatatcagcacgctggtccttggactcagcatgccggcccttcccgtggactgttcgggtgattttggcccttgtgggctgtctgttcagtacacacaggacgtccatgtgtgtccgtcagcacacacaggccgtccgtgtgtgtccgtcagcacacacaggatatccgtggctgtccgtcagcacacacaggacgtccgtggctgtccgtcagcacacacagaagtccgtggctgtccatcagtacacatatcagcacgctggtccttcccttggctgattttggacaaccatagactgtccatggactgccgatcagtacatatatcagcacgctgaccacacatatcagcatgctcgtccttcccatggactgtgcatccgacgtcttcttatatacttgaatttttttgggtttttttgtttttaacgttttggggcggaacgtgtgattggaaagggggaagGTCGAAtattagtgacaaagggctgaatctcagtggatcgtggcagaaaggccactctgccacttacaataccccgtcgcgtatttaagtcgtctgcaaaggattctacccgccgctcggtggtaattataattcaaggcggtccgaacagcGCTTtcgccgaacggacttagccaacgacacgtgcctttgggagccaaAGCTCCAACTGAGGGTCGCCAATCAGGCGGCGGGCACATGTGTTGCttctagcccagattctgacttagaggcgttcagtcataatccattTGCGCCACttgcttttcaaccaagcgcgatgaccaattgtgtgAATCAACGGTTCccctcgtactaggttgaattactattgcaaagtgggcatcagtagggtcaaactaacctgtctcacgacgttCTAAACCCAGCTCCCGTTCCCTATTCGTGGGTGAACAATcaaacacttggtgaattctgtttcacaatgataggaagagccgacatcgaaggatcaaaaatcAACGTCACTATGagcgcttggctgccacaagccattaatccctgtggtaacttttctgacacctctagcttcaaattccaatggtctaaaggatcgataggccacgctttcacggttcgtattcgtactgaaaatcagaatcaaacgagcttttacccttttgttccacacgagatttatgttctcgttgagctgatcttaggacacctgcgttatcttttaacagatgtgccgccccagccaaactccccacctgacaatttcctccgcccggattgacccgccgaagcgagtcttgggttcaaaagaaggggttgttaccccgcctctgATTCACGAAATAAGTAAAATaatgttaaaagtagtggtatttcacttgcaccagagctcccacttattctccacctctcaagtcatttcacaaagtcggactagagtcaagctcaacagggtcttctttccccgctgattctgccaagcccgttcccttggctgtggttttgttggatagtagacagggacagtgggaatctcgttaatccattcatgcgcgtcactaagtAGATGACGAGGGATTTGGCTACCTTAAAACAGTCATAGTTACTCctgccgtttacccgcgctggGCAGAATTCACATTgtgttagcatccgcagggaacatcgcaatgctttgttttaattaatcagtcggattccccttttccgtaccagttctgagttggtgGTTCAACGCTCGGGGAATGATCCCGAAAGAGCTGTTCCCAGTCCGACCCTcagccgacacgaggcggtctgctctcgccacgttagcagctcaagcagcccgccaacagtcgacgggttcggaactgggacccccgagcccagccctcagagccaatccttttcccaaagttacggatccattttgccgacttcccttgcctacattgttccatcgaccagaggctgttcaccttggagacctgatgcggttatgagtacgaccgggcgtgagcggcactcggtcctccggattttcaagggccaccgggaatgcaccggagaCCACGTGACGTTCGGTGCtattccagccgctggaccctatctccggctgagccgtttccagggtgggcaggctgttaaacagaaaagacaactctttccggaattcccgccgacgtctccagACTTCCTAAcattgccgtcaaccgccaggtcccggttctggaattttaaccgcatcctgtgggaaccgaaattcacactgtcgatttccgtttaaattaggaaactaggaaaaccctaatttcccagaggacccggatatctgttaattaccacacgtcaagcaatcagaacacgagaataacaacgataaaaataagaaatcgaaaagagagcaaagtagatcttattccgaatctgcgtatgagcgttacaacaaggtataagcctgggctcgagagctgtcgacGAGATTcttagttctagcaaccctaagacggctaaacctaattgagtcgcagctcgaaataacaaaaacggaaaattgcctaaattgctctaagtgctaagtttgctctgaaaaagttctctcctctgctcctcgcctaggactccttatatactagctctaaggtcggtttacgcttttactcttctgcccttaagccgtcatagcataaaaatggagatattccattttcccgatcttcacaattatcttcaaaacttccgtatttatccgcggaaacttgacatttatccttccttgtgggccaagcgtaaaccatgctgtggtttacgggcttttggttaggaaaatcgtaggatgggcttcgaatcgtgttttaggtccctttgggccgtcttccgactcgacacgtttactacgagttttccgcggtttctaatccgcgaagtttgatcgatgaattagaatagcgggaaacatggactgagcttgccacggtcttcgggagataacattcgaaggtttgacgagaatgcatggactggtgtcgtatcgatgttctgaaaggttcaatcgctacacagcgttcgaacttcggctcgagcccggtcgctacgtagcgaccgagtgagacgagtgctcggtcgctacgtagcgaccgagctttggcttgagctcggtcgctacgtagcgaccgagcgggacgatcgctcggtcgctacgtagcgaccgagcttggctgagctcggtcgctacgtagcgaccgagcgggacgatcgctcggtcgctacgtagcgaccgagctttggctcgagctcggtcgctacgtagtgaccgagcgggacgatcgctcggtcgctgcgtagcgaccgagcttggctcgggtttggttgctacgtagcgaccggacggcgtgtatacgtagcgaccgagcttggtttgttcggtttgaatcccaaaggatacttcttcataaaaacctcgtataggttatttttacgaaaattacatctcttcttttactaactctttcggaaatacgatctccgaggattttcgggtggtaattccgtcgtaaccgtttttgaccccaacagttagccccccaacccgttaggatcatgcatcgtaggatcctagcgtgcggttaggcatgtttggcaagttaggcgtgatggatggaattaatatccgaaagtccgagcttgaatagtaaatcctcatgtcttataagaagagaggtaacttgttccataattttttcactttcttgtttttctctaagatctttcaaaaaaactttctatctttctctccacccttttcctctattctctcaagagaagtgtaaagatgtcgagcaagaaaaagattgcgaaaaaagggtcttcgtccgcgagtccttatgaagagctcgtcgttccgaagatgggcctcactcggtgcatcctgccgagaacgaggcatggtgggttgctcattatggctcgttgacccctcccaaggagaagccgttcccggtcctggtccatcgtggagtcgaggaagaggatgcaagcaggactactgacgagtttctcgcgacgatgcgatcgttctaccacatcccggatgctgtggagttccgggttccctgccgcggggaatgtgctaacaaccccccggagggttactttacttgttatgaggcgttcgtagtgcgttgtcgcctctggttccccatacccgaaattctcgtccgagtgttggaccgtttcgaagttgcgataagtcagttgacaccccttgccattcagcaccttattgggatcctgatcctaagctacgagcatggcctttccctttccgtcgatcattatgaagcgcttttgaggcttcaacttgtcaggggtacggataagcataggttggtccctcggaaatttatgtcagtggttaagaagtttatttcgaacttcaactcgtggaagaagttctttttctttgtccgtatagacgctgcatccgtcgaagagagttgcattccattgttccggaggttgccgaatgatcatcccttcatcaacccttttgctccgttccccgaggacatcatttcggtgagggatcttctcaggaatggtccctgtaataaccctcacgagccaataaatttttggtcaagaaaaatcccactcgaccagtttttagttggttcgaccatgattaatagaaataaaaatcgacccggtagattaatttctcgacgggactgtcttgtggttgaaagaccttcacttgatagtttggtcgagtcttaaatattttggtcgaatttttattaaactggaagagattttccgagaacaagacgagagccaaagacaaggaatatttagttaaaaattattgtaaattatcaaccaactgctacaagtaattttggaccagactcatgtcttccaccagcctgcttgctcagtctttaatcacatgacttgcacctgcctgcttgcttagcttcttcagtaaatggcacatgacaatcacaagctgcctgtgtgcttgcttcctcctttaattatttatgattggctggaaactacttcatgggaaggaaaggacAGTGTGCTGCAGATGATGAAGCAGGTTGCCAACTGTCTTCTCTTAGCCATgctttgttatgagctaaaccctcaggtgaagcaaccacagcttgtatttaaccctcctccagctgcttcccacgttctgaaacctacagaaaaacctagagaatttcagagagaaagagagaaagaagaacagaaaaaatcagtgagaaaattaggaaaataaatcaagaaaaaaattcttggtgatctaatcttcaaccctagaccagtctgttgctttgagaaatatcagaaggtgagatttttaaataaaaacctagacctagttgagttcagatcatgatcagaccttgatctttctctttgatcagtccagccacaagcttaccttggagaagaggatcagctgaggccatctagtcctttggtttgtcttggtaagctttggtctcctagcctcagtcagtatctgatcagaacagttcatggctaccttagatcttggtcggatcagttgtataagttatgatacagttcaggtcttgtttagtttcggtttgaatccatctcctaaaacagtttgctaagctgttatggattgattggagaaacgaaactaaactcagtctgatcttgtcttgaactgttgttaactgaatagaactgaactgatctgatctggtatgaaaggaaccgagcttgaactgatttgatttaagttgtttagcTTGAACCGAATTGTCggattgttgatgttctgaacccaaccttaccctgttttgatcagctaaggtgtggagctttgctagtcccatcctatccattcagtctcttggtaaGCCACAATCAAGTGAGTCAGATGAGATGTTGAGTTAACCATAGTAACCGATCAGAACCTTGTCCATTCTCAGGTCCATTCAGCTTTGTTCAAGAGGAACttaagtcttgtccaagccagtttcaagactgttctttaggtgagtctagacagatgttgagatagatcatgaatgagtccttgattaagttagtaaagtgtctgaatatttaagaatggtgttgtgtttactcatggtaaacacttacacttaatgaataattttaaagtgaggttaatcctaatcttagtacttgttctcaactactaatcttaactatgaaataatcatggttttgattatggattaatcatggtttaattaagaattaatcttggtttaattgaaaattaatctgagattaattgaGTACTAACCTtggattaattaagtactaatcttggattaattaacaattaatatgagattaattaaggattaatctaggattagttaagagttaattataattaattaaggattattttggaataattatggaagtaaaatcatgtgaagtcttgttatattcactatccctaaagtccccgcattaccgtgacttggtcctgcgaacggaacaaggtcatgaagacacgatgatggggtagctccctggagaccgtgtactgcatgacgatgcagtgtcggattgttcataccggacattcgacaatgatggtgatgctaactcactagtctcggttagccttagtggtttctcgggtctagtatatatattgtattatatgagtatggtaacgggcgggtgttgtggaagtgatgtttaaaataagaattcacaatgatgatcgatattaaagtatagtactagtactttcatgatcatgtatatgcattgatAATTTCTTGattgttattgattgtgttgtgattctagattcactgagtaaactagttgctcatgactcatttgtgtgtgcaggtaaaccttaggcgggagacactttactttttggacggaaggaacggccaaccagcggtagtattttgttgtccttgcaacgtacctttgtaagatgtttaaagtaaataaataatgtatcaaagatgtttataaatcacgagttctcatatgatattagtccttgtccgggacgaactaactattgaatattgctttatcgggttgaaaagcctagagtaatatccgataagaacctctgtgttctttggttgttggtctaaggcgatcggatttatttcgagaacctcgggtcgaccatcagggaacatcgaccgtgtcatttccggttatctacgatcgggggtgtcacaaaggtggtatcagagcatggttatacgatgcttgaatgggacttgtttcaaataattttcgagtcaaaaatgtgtcgcaaggataattaggatatgttggtttgttccttcttttagaaatagatagacctgggtagaaacttaccatgatctttCGTTGCAGATGCCACCGAGAAGAGCACTCTTTGGACGCCGTGGAGGTACAAACCTCCCAATTTCGGTTTCATCATCTTTAGACTCTTTGCCGCCATCTACTCCGGCACCACTTCCGACTCCTAGCTTTGATGCTACACCTCCGGGCTCTAGCTTTGAGACTGACCCGTCTGAAGGGTCATATGATCAGACACCGGTGCACATGCCTTTGTCTCCAGACCCGTACTTTATGGACATCGAGGTGGATGTGGTACACGATAGTCCAGTGCACGAAGATCATCCCGCAGCTCCTGCATCTCCTGCCGCTCATTTTCCACCAGCCCCTGCTGCACTTATTCCGGCAGCACAACCTGGACCAGCTCCAACTGATCCAGCTATAATAGCACTTCTAGAActgatggctgagatggtgaatttgcaaCATCAAGCATTGAATGCACAGCGTGAAGCACAGCGTGCTCAGCCAGCTCCAGTACCTACCACTTCTCATCCGGGCTTTctgaagatagtcatgattatgaagaacttggggacgaagcgttaccagggaggcactgatccctttgaagctgatgcatggctgcacaatctcgagcagaactttgctgCAACCCGTTGTCCGGTAGAATTTAAGAAGgacgtggctgtttactatctggagaaggacgccatcagttggtggttatgcgtagagaggaactttggagacttcaatctgagttgggctgacttccgtacagcgttcgttcgaaagtacttcccaccggaagcccgtgatcgattggagattaaattcatggagctagttcagggaggattatctgttaggaagtatgaggcagagttcacCCGTCTCAGGAAGTATGTCCACTATGGTCGGGAGGATgagatgatgattatccgtaagttccttcgaggacttaacccatatatcaggagcagacttgaggcagtagagtttcataggcttgctgatcttgttgagcgtgctgtgaacgtggaggaggccattgctgctgagagagcttcttctagcCATTCTGCACAACCTAGACGTCCATCAGTTCAAAGTCAGCATCAGCCACATTCTCCTATGTCTCGAGGACGAGGAGGTAGAGCTTTTCAGGGAGGTCATTCTGGAGGTCCTAGACATAGAACCCCgacttgtttcacttgtggccagctGGGCCATGTTAGGCGAGATTGTCCGAACGTGGTACAGTTCCAAACGGCTGTACCATCTCACATTacttgtttcacgtgtggagagAGAGGACATTACGCGACATCATGTCCACACACTCATCTCGCTCAGCCTGTTGTTTCGAGTGCTCAACCCGTTGTaccagttaacccacctttacccttacctcctgctaagcgtcaagccactgctggtagggcttatgctttagagttaccaggaccatccggaccacctcagggtccgatttcaggtttgttttcctaaccaattgagtgttgcataatttttaaatgattggtaaattggtgataaaaaaaaatagtataaaagttgttgagtaagtaattgatgggaaagtcaattattgtcagcgactttgcttgtgggtggaatatccgcccacatccttttcgattcgggagcaacacatagttttgtagctcccgaagtagcatcatgattcgatggagaattcactaaggtgaatttatccattcccgttctcctggagatcaagttcttgaaactgaaggtgattggctgtcaagttaccgagctcaccttgattgtggtcgaaggaagattgttttcgagagagatacccaaccccctttagcttaccatggcatagtaccaagtgttggagcgtcattagtgttagcactgagaattgaaaaccttttggagaagggtgaagaagtatacttagtgaccttagttgctggaccagtagaagacgaaaaagagcagaacatggaagaaataccagtagtcagagaatatgaggacgtgtttaaggcattagacGGATTGCTGCCGTCTAGGAGtaacccctttagtataaccttagaacccggatccgctgcaatagcaaaggcaccataccgaattgtcgctagagttggagaagtagcctatagactagaacttccacccgatatgcctatgcatccggtatttcatgtaTCGATGCTATGTAAGCATATACCAGATCCAAATATGGTCGAGCAGCAGCGACCAGAGgacttgcaacctaacctcacctatcctgaaggtcctttgcggataggcGAGCGTCGTATCAGGAAATTGAAGAATAGGGAAATTTTGCAACTTGAAGTATTGTggggaaagcgacagagagttgttataacatggTAGGATGAAGATAAGTCTGAGCTGATTACCCATAACTCTTCTCAGATAACCCAAtcgtccagtaaagggtgtacacttgtattttgagaattcgggacgaattcttttaaggggggaagagtgtaataaccctcacgagccaataaatttttggtcaagaaaaatcccactcgaccagtttttagttggttcgaccatgattaatagaaataaaaatcgacccggtagattaatttctcgacgggactgtcttgtggttgaaagaccttcacttgatagtttggtcgagtcttaaatattttggtcgaatttttattaaactggaagagattttccgagaacaagacgagagccaaagacaaggaatatttagttaaaaattattggaaattatcaaccaactgctacaagtaattttggaccagactcatgtcttccaccagcctgcttgctcagtctttaatcacatga encodes:
- the LOC117130862 gene encoding predicted GPI-anchored protein 58 gives rise to the protein MPPRRALFGRRGGTNLPISVSSSLDSLPPSTPAPLPTPSFDATPPGSSFETDPSEGSYDQTPVHMPLSPDPYFMDIEVDVVHDSPVHEDHPAAPASPAAHFPPAPAALIPAAQPGPAPTDPAIIALLELMAEMVNLQHQALNAQREAQRAQPAP